A genomic region of Antennarius striatus isolate MH-2024 chromosome 4, ASM4005453v1, whole genome shotgun sequence contains the following coding sequences:
- the LOC137593787 gene encoding AP-3 complex subunit beta-2 isoform X8, with protein MSVSSAFNEEKGGSSSVGEPEYGHDPASGGIFSSDYKRHDDLKEMLDSNKDSLKLEAMKRIVAMIARGKNASDLFPAVVKNVACKNIEVKKLVYVYLVRYAEEQQDLALLSISTFQRGLKDPNQLIRASALRVLSSIRVTIIVPIMMLAIKEAASDMSPYVRKTAAHAIPKLYSLDPEQKDQLIEVIEKLLADKTTLVAGSVVMAFEEVCPERIDLIHKNYRKLCNLLIDVEEWGQVVIINMLTRYARTQFLNPNINESLLEEGSGGDKTFYGSDEDEDEDEEEKEKKVETPSMAKRKPYVMDPDHRLLLRNTKPLLQSRNAAVVMAVAQLYFHLAPKAEVGVIAKALVRLLRSHSEVQYVVLQNVATMTIKRRGMFEPYLKSFYIRSTDPTQIKVLKLEVLTNLANETNISTILREFQTYIKSMDKDFVAATIQAIGRCATNIGEVRDTCLNGLVQLLSNRDELVVAESVVVIKKLLQMQPEKHSDIIKHMAKLTDNIQVPMARASILWLIGEYCEHVPKIAPDVLRKMAKSFTNEEDIVKLQIINLAAKLYLTNSKQTKLLTQYVLNLAKYDQNYDIRDRARFIRQLIVPTEKSGALSKYAKKLFLALKPAPVLESPFKDRDHFQLGSLSHLLNAKAGGYQELPDWPEAAPDPSVRNVEVKESVFALLERVTTLTSVPEWTKCSSREKRKEKKVEKPFYSDSEGESGPTESADSESDSASGSESGSGSEESGSGSESEESEEGSESEEEDEDEDEMDKKKKKKELKKPVQESESEQSSEEEDRKHKRKSKPRKSDSESESDEEEEESESESSQSESEESESETEVRKKKKAVESKPPSKPVKKESKKEKKEMSLLDLDDFEPAPSPQVTPVNTFLSNSLVTDLEGLSLSDAVLSPATIAPSSAQKSHELLHRITGEGLSVEYCFSRQPFSPDANMVAVQMQFTNNATSDTKNLHMEDVKLQSGMRVKEFPEIELLPAGETATAVMGIDFCDSTQAANFQLCTHTRKFFVSIQPPVGELMRPIFLTENEFKKEQGQLMGMNEITEKLTLDAKCRNEHVIVQRVTAAANLSRVPCGSDKECSPPVPPPRHPVHRFAGRTVTSSSLVLVTVATKDEGAAQLTINCEKMVIGTMLVKDILLALTQ; from the exons ATGTCcgtcagctctgctttcaacgAGGAGAAGGGAGGCTCGTCCAGTGTCGGGGAGCCTGAATATGGTCACGACCCGGCGAGCGGAGGGATTTTCTCCTCCGACTATAAAAG ACATGACGACTTGAAGGAGATGCTGGACAGCAACAAAGACTCCCTGAAGCTGGAGGCGATGAAGAGAATCGTGGCT ATGATTGCTCGAGGTAAAAATGCATCAGATCTCTTTCCTGCTGTGGTGAAAAATGTGGCCTGTAAAAACATTGAG GTGAAGAAGCTGGTCTATGTTTACTTGGTGCGTTATGCCGAGGAGCAGCAGGATCTGGCCCTGCTCTCCATTTCCACATTTCAGCGTGGGCTAAAG GATCCCAACCAGCTGATCAGAGCTAGCGCTCTGCGAGTCCTGTCTAGCATCCGAGTCACCATCATCGTCCCCATCATGATGTTGGCCATCAAAGAAGCGGCTTCCGATATGTCGCCGTACGTCAGGAAGACTGCTGCTCACGCAATCCCTAAGCTCTACAG TTTGGATCCGGAACAGAAGGACCAGCTGATTGAAGTCATAGAGAAACTCCTCGCTGACAAAACCACG CTGGTGGCGGGCAGCGTTGTCATGGCTTTTGAGGAGGTGTGTCCGGAGCGCATCGACCTGATCCACAAGAACTACAGGAAGTTATGTAACCTGTTGATCGATGTGGAGGAGTGGGGCCAGGTGGTCATCATCAACATGTTGACCCGTTACGCCAGGACCCAGTTCCTCAACCCGAACATCAAC GAGTCCCTCCTGGAGGAGGGAAGCGGTGGGGACAAGACCTTCTACGGCTCAGATGAAGACGAggacgaggatgaggaggagaaggagaagaaggtggAGACTCCTTCCATGGCCAAAAGGAAGCCGTATGTGATGGATCCAGACCACCGGCTGCTGCTGAGGAACACCAAGCCGCTCCTGCAGAGCCGCAACGCAGCT GTCGTGATGGCTGTGGCTCAGCTGTATTTCCATCTTGCCCCTAAAGCCGAGGTCGGAGTCATCGCCAAGGCGCTGGTCCGTCTCCTGAGGAGCCACAG TGAGGTCCAGTACGTTGTTCTTCAGAACGTGGCGACGATGACGATTAAGAGGAGG GGGATGTTTGAACCGTACCTGAAGAGTTTCTACATCCGCTCTACAGATCCAACCCAGATAAAAGTCCTTAAG CTGGAGGTTCTCACCAATCTGGCGAATGAGACAAACATCTCCACCATCCTCAGGGAGTTCCAG ACATACATTAAAAGCATGGATAAAGACTTTGTGGCTGCCACAATTCAAGCCATCGGCCGCTGTGCAACCAACATTGGGGAAGTGAGAGACACGTGTCTGAACGGCCTGGTGCAGCTGCTGTCCAACCGAGATG AGCTGGTTGTAGCTGAGTCTGTGGTGGTCATCAAGAAGCTGCTGCAGATGCAACCAGAGAAGCACAGCGACATCATCAAGCACATGGCGAAGCTAACAGACAACATCCAG GTGCCGATGGCGCGGGCCAGTATCCTGTGGCTGATCGGAGAATACTGCGAACATGTACCTAAGATCGCCCCGGATGTGCTGAGGAAAATGGCCAAGTCGTTCACCAACGAGGAGGATATTGTCAAGTTACAAATCATCAATCTGGCAGCTAAGCTTTATCTCACCAACTCCAAACAG ACCAAACTGTTGACCCAGTATGTTCTCAATCTGGCCAAGTATGACCAGAATTATGACATCCGTGATCGGGCGCGCTTCATCCGCCAGCTGATTGTGCCCACTGAGAAGAGTGGAGCTCTCAGCAAGTACGCTAAGAAACTGTTCCTCGCCCTCAAACCTGCCCCGGTCCTCGAGTCTCCATTTAAAG ATCGAGACCACTTCCAGTTGGGCTCATTGTCCCACTTACTGAACGCCAAGGCTGGCGGCTACCAGGAGTTGCCTGACTGGCCTGAAGCCGCCCCTGACCCCTCCGTGCGCAACGTGGAGGTGAAGGAGTCT GTTTTTGCACTGCTTGAACGAGTCACAACGTTAACGAGT GTGCCCGAATGGACCAAATGCAGCAGCCgcgagaagaggaaggagaagaaggtggAGAAGCCGTTCTACTCTGACTCTGAGGGCGAGTCTGGACCAACGGAGTCAGCTGACAGTG AGTCGGACTCTGCCAGCGGCTCAGAAAGCGGCAGTGGCAGTGAGGAGAGCGGGTCAGGATCAGAGAGCGAAGAGAGTGAGGAAGGCTCCGagtctgaggaagaggatgaagatgaagacgaaatggacaagaaaaaaaagaaaaaagagttaAAGAAGCCGGTGCAGGAAAGCGAAAG CGAGCAgagcagcgaggaggaggacaggaagcaCAAGAGGAAGAGCAAACCACGCAAGAGCGATTCTGAGTCAGAgtctgatgaggaggaggaggagagcgaatctgaaagcagccaatcagagtcagaggagtctGAGTCAGAGACAGAggtcagaaagaagaaaaag GCAGTGGAATCCAAACCTCCATCAAAGCCTGTCAAGAAAGAGagcaagaaagagaagaaagaaatgtcTCTGCTCGACCTCGACGATT TCGAACCCGCTCCTTCTCCTCAAGTCACGCCCGTCAACACCTTCCTGTCCAACAGCCTGGTGACGGACCTGGAGGGACTGTCTTTGTCCGATGCTGTTCTCTCTCCGGCG ACCATCGCCCCCTCCAGCGCCCAGAAGAGCCACGAGCTGCTGCACCGGATCACGGGGGAGGGTCTGTCAGTGGAGTACTGCTTCAGCCGACAGCCGTTCAGTCCCGATGCCAACATGGTGGCCGTGCAGATGCAGTTCACCAACAACGCCACCTCTGACACCAAGAACCTGCACATGGAGGACGTGAAGCTCCAGTCTGGGATGAGGGTCAAAGAGTTTCCAGAGATCG AGCTGCTGCCTGCAGGCGAAACGGCCACAGCAGTGATGGGCATCGATTTCTGTGACTCAACACAAGCAGCAAACTTCCAGCTGTG CACTCACACCAGGAAGTTCTTCGTCTCAATCCAGCCGCCGGTCGGGGAGCTGATGAGGCCCATCTTCCTGACGGAGAACGAGTTCAAGAAGGAGCAAG GTCAGCTGATGGGAATGAACGAGATCACCGAGAAGCTAACCCTGGACGCCAAGTGCCGGAACGAGCACGTCATCGTCCAGAGGGTGACCGCCGCCGCCAACCTCAGCCGAGTTCCCTGTGGTTCAGATAAAGAGTGCAG tcctcctgttcctcctcctcgtcatccTGTCCACAGGTTTGCAGGCAGAACAGTGACCAGCAGCAGCTTGGTTCTGGTCACCGTGGCGACCAAAGACGAAGGAGCCGCCCAGCTTACGATCAATTGCGAAAAGATGGTGATCGGCACCATGCTGGTGAAAGACATCCTACTGGCTTTGACGCAGTGA
- the LOC137593787 gene encoding AP-3 complex subunit beta-2 isoform X13, which translates to MSVSSAFNEEKGGSSSVGEPEYGHDPASGGIFSSDYKRHDDLKEMLDSNKDSLKLEAMKRIVAMIARGKNASDLFPAVVKNVACKNIEVKKLVYVYLVRYAEEQQDLALLSISTFQRGLKDPNQLIRASALRVLSSIRVTIIVPIMMLAIKEAASDMSPYVRKTAAHAIPKLYSLDPEQKDQLIEVIEKLLADKTTLVAGSVVMAFEEVCPERIDLIHKNYRKLCNLLIDVEEWGQVVIINMLTRYARTQFLNPNINESLLEEGSGGDKTFYGSDEDEDEDEEEKEKKVETPSMAKRKPYVMDPDHRLLLRNTKPLLQSRNAAVVMAVAQLYFHLAPKAEVGVIAKALVRLLRSHSEVQYVVLQNVATMTIKRRGMFEPYLKSFYIRSTDPTQIKVLKLEVLTNLANETNISTILREFQTYIKSMDKDFVAATIQAIGRCATNIGEVRDTCLNGLVQLLSNRDELVVAESVVVIKKLLQMQPEKHSDIIKHMAKLTDNIQVPMARASILWLIGEYCEHVPKIAPDVLRKMAKSFTNEEDIVKLQIINLAAKLYLTNSKQTKLLTQYVLNLAKYDQNYDIRDRARFIRQLIVPTEKSGALSKYAKKLFLALKPAPVLESPFKDRDHFQLGSLSHLLNAKAGGYQELPDWPEAAPDPSVRNVEVKESTEEVITTGEGRIGLLGDWREVPEWTKCSSREKRKEKKVEKPFYSDSEGESGPTESADSESDSASGSESGSGSEESGSGSESEESEEGSESEEEDEDEDEMDKKKKKKELKKPVQESESEQSSEEEDRKHKRKSKPRKSDSESESDEEEEESESESSQSESEESESETEVRKKKKAVESKPPSKPVKKESKKEKKEMSLLDLDDFEPAPSPQVTPVNTFLSNSLVTDLEGLSLSDAVLSPATIAPSSAQKSHELLHRITGEGLSVEYCFSRQPFSPDANMVAVQMQFTNNATSDTKNLHMEDVKLQSGMRVKEFPEIELLPAGETATAVMGIDFCDSTQAANFQLCTHTRKFFVSIQPPVGELMRPIFLTENEFKKEQGQLMGMNEITEKLTLDAKCRNEHVIVQRVTAAANLSRVPCGSDKECRFAGRTVTSSSLVLVTVATKDEGAAQLTINCEKMVIGTMLVKDILLALTQ; encoded by the exons ATGTCcgtcagctctgctttcaacgAGGAGAAGGGAGGCTCGTCCAGTGTCGGGGAGCCTGAATATGGTCACGACCCGGCGAGCGGAGGGATTTTCTCCTCCGACTATAAAAG ACATGACGACTTGAAGGAGATGCTGGACAGCAACAAAGACTCCCTGAAGCTGGAGGCGATGAAGAGAATCGTGGCT ATGATTGCTCGAGGTAAAAATGCATCAGATCTCTTTCCTGCTGTGGTGAAAAATGTGGCCTGTAAAAACATTGAG GTGAAGAAGCTGGTCTATGTTTACTTGGTGCGTTATGCCGAGGAGCAGCAGGATCTGGCCCTGCTCTCCATTTCCACATTTCAGCGTGGGCTAAAG GATCCCAACCAGCTGATCAGAGCTAGCGCTCTGCGAGTCCTGTCTAGCATCCGAGTCACCATCATCGTCCCCATCATGATGTTGGCCATCAAAGAAGCGGCTTCCGATATGTCGCCGTACGTCAGGAAGACTGCTGCTCACGCAATCCCTAAGCTCTACAG TTTGGATCCGGAACAGAAGGACCAGCTGATTGAAGTCATAGAGAAACTCCTCGCTGACAAAACCACG CTGGTGGCGGGCAGCGTTGTCATGGCTTTTGAGGAGGTGTGTCCGGAGCGCATCGACCTGATCCACAAGAACTACAGGAAGTTATGTAACCTGTTGATCGATGTGGAGGAGTGGGGCCAGGTGGTCATCATCAACATGTTGACCCGTTACGCCAGGACCCAGTTCCTCAACCCGAACATCAAC GAGTCCCTCCTGGAGGAGGGAAGCGGTGGGGACAAGACCTTCTACGGCTCAGATGAAGACGAggacgaggatgaggaggagaaggagaagaaggtggAGACTCCTTCCATGGCCAAAAGGAAGCCGTATGTGATGGATCCAGACCACCGGCTGCTGCTGAGGAACACCAAGCCGCTCCTGCAGAGCCGCAACGCAGCT GTCGTGATGGCTGTGGCTCAGCTGTATTTCCATCTTGCCCCTAAAGCCGAGGTCGGAGTCATCGCCAAGGCGCTGGTCCGTCTCCTGAGGAGCCACAG TGAGGTCCAGTACGTTGTTCTTCAGAACGTGGCGACGATGACGATTAAGAGGAGG GGGATGTTTGAACCGTACCTGAAGAGTTTCTACATCCGCTCTACAGATCCAACCCAGATAAAAGTCCTTAAG CTGGAGGTTCTCACCAATCTGGCGAATGAGACAAACATCTCCACCATCCTCAGGGAGTTCCAG ACATACATTAAAAGCATGGATAAAGACTTTGTGGCTGCCACAATTCAAGCCATCGGCCGCTGTGCAACCAACATTGGGGAAGTGAGAGACACGTGTCTGAACGGCCTGGTGCAGCTGCTGTCCAACCGAGATG AGCTGGTTGTAGCTGAGTCTGTGGTGGTCATCAAGAAGCTGCTGCAGATGCAACCAGAGAAGCACAGCGACATCATCAAGCACATGGCGAAGCTAACAGACAACATCCAG GTGCCGATGGCGCGGGCCAGTATCCTGTGGCTGATCGGAGAATACTGCGAACATGTACCTAAGATCGCCCCGGATGTGCTGAGGAAAATGGCCAAGTCGTTCACCAACGAGGAGGATATTGTCAAGTTACAAATCATCAATCTGGCAGCTAAGCTTTATCTCACCAACTCCAAACAG ACCAAACTGTTGACCCAGTATGTTCTCAATCTGGCCAAGTATGACCAGAATTATGACATCCGTGATCGGGCGCGCTTCATCCGCCAGCTGATTGTGCCCACTGAGAAGAGTGGAGCTCTCAGCAAGTACGCTAAGAAACTGTTCCTCGCCCTCAAACCTGCCCCGGTCCTCGAGTCTCCATTTAAAG ATCGAGACCACTTCCAGTTGGGCTCATTGTCCCACTTACTGAACGCCAAGGCTGGCGGCTACCAGGAGTTGCCTGACTGGCCTGAAGCCGCCCCTGACCCCTCCGTGCGCAACGTGGAGGTGAAGGAGTCT ACAGAGGAGGTCATAACCACCGGCGAGGGGCGGATCGGCCTATTAGGAGACTGGCGAGAg GTGCCCGAATGGACCAAATGCAGCAGCCgcgagaagaggaaggagaagaaggtggAGAAGCCGTTCTACTCTGACTCTGAGGGCGAGTCTGGACCAACGGAGTCAGCTGACAGTG AGTCGGACTCTGCCAGCGGCTCAGAAAGCGGCAGTGGCAGTGAGGAGAGCGGGTCAGGATCAGAGAGCGAAGAGAGTGAGGAAGGCTCCGagtctgaggaagaggatgaagatgaagacgaaatggacaagaaaaaaaagaaaaaagagttaAAGAAGCCGGTGCAGGAAAGCGAAAG CGAGCAgagcagcgaggaggaggacaggaagcaCAAGAGGAAGAGCAAACCACGCAAGAGCGATTCTGAGTCAGAgtctgatgaggaggaggaggagagcgaatctgaaagcagccaatcagagtcagaggagtctGAGTCAGAGACAGAggtcagaaagaagaaaaag GCAGTGGAATCCAAACCTCCATCAAAGCCTGTCAAGAAAGAGagcaagaaagagaagaaagaaatgtcTCTGCTCGACCTCGACGATT TCGAACCCGCTCCTTCTCCTCAAGTCACGCCCGTCAACACCTTCCTGTCCAACAGCCTGGTGACGGACCTGGAGGGACTGTCTTTGTCCGATGCTGTTCTCTCTCCGGCG ACCATCGCCCCCTCCAGCGCCCAGAAGAGCCACGAGCTGCTGCACCGGATCACGGGGGAGGGTCTGTCAGTGGAGTACTGCTTCAGCCGACAGCCGTTCAGTCCCGATGCCAACATGGTGGCCGTGCAGATGCAGTTCACCAACAACGCCACCTCTGACACCAAGAACCTGCACATGGAGGACGTGAAGCTCCAGTCTGGGATGAGGGTCAAAGAGTTTCCAGAGATCG AGCTGCTGCCTGCAGGCGAAACGGCCACAGCAGTGATGGGCATCGATTTCTGTGACTCAACACAAGCAGCAAACTTCCAGCTGTG CACTCACACCAGGAAGTTCTTCGTCTCAATCCAGCCGCCGGTCGGGGAGCTGATGAGGCCCATCTTCCTGACGGAGAACGAGTTCAAGAAGGAGCAAG GTCAGCTGATGGGAATGAACGAGATCACCGAGAAGCTAACCCTGGACGCCAAGTGCCGGAACGAGCACGTCATCGTCCAGAGGGTGACCGCCGCCGCCAACCTCAGCCGAGTTCCCTGTGGTTCAGATAAAGAGTGCAG GTTTGCAGGCAGAACAGTGACCAGCAGCAGCTTGGTTCTGGTCACCGTGGCGACCAAAGACGAAGGAGCCGCCCAGCTTACGATCAATTGCGAAAAGATGGTGATCGGCACCATGCTGGTGAAAGACATCCTACTGGCTTTGACGCAGTGA
- the LOC137593787 gene encoding AP-3 complex subunit beta-2 isoform X7 → MSVSSAFNEEKGGSSSVGEPEYGHDPASGGIFSSDYKRHDDLKEMLDSNKDSLKLEAMKRIVAMIARGKNASDLFPAVVKNVACKNIEVKKLVYVYLVRYAEEQQDLALLSISTFQRGLKDPNQLIRASALRVLSSIRVTIIVPIMMLAIKEAASDMSPYVRKTAAHAIPKLYSLDPEQKDQLIEVIEKLLADKTTLVAGSVVMAFEEVCPERIDLIHKNYRKLCNLLIDVEEWGQVVIINMLTRYARTQFLNPNINESLLEEGSGGDKTFYGSDEDEDEDEEEKEKKVETPSMAKRKPYVMDPDHRLLLRNTKPLLQSRNAAVVMAVAQLYFHLAPKAEVGVIAKALVRLLRSHSEVQYVVLQNVATMTIKRRGMFEPYLKSFYIRSTDPTQIKVLKLEVLTNLANETNISTILREFQTYIKSMDKDFVAATIQAIGRCATNIGEVRDTCLNGLVQLLSNRDELVVAESVVVIKKLLQMQPEKHSDIIKHMAKLTDNIQVPMARASILWLIGEYCEHVPKIAPDVLRKMAKSFTNEEDIVKLQIINLAAKLYLTNSKQTKLLTQYVLNLAKYDQNYDIRDRARFIRQLIVPTEKSGALSKYAKKLFLALKPAPVLESPFKDRDHFQLGSLSHLLNAKAGGYQELPDWPEAAPDPSVRNVEVKESTEEVITTGEGRIGLLGDWREVPEWTKCSSREKRKEKKVEKPFYSDSEGESGPTESADSESDSASGSESGSGSEESGSGSESEESEEGSESEEEDEDEDEMDKKKKKKELKKPVQESESEQSSEEEDRKHKRKSKPRKSDSESESDEEEEESESESSQSESEESESETEVRKKKKAVESKPPSKPVKKESKKEKKEMSLLDLDDFEPAPSPQVTPVNTFLSNSLVTDLEGLSLSDAVLSPATIAPSSAQKSHELLHRITGEGLSVEYCFSRQPFSPDANMVAVQMQFTNNATSDTKNLHMEDVKLQSGMRVKEFPEIELLPAGETATAVMGIDFCDSTQAANFQLCTHTRKFFVSIQPPVGELMRPIFLTENEFKKEQGQLMGMNEITEKLTLDAKCRNEHVIVQRVTAAANLSRVPCGSDKECSPPVPPPRHPVHRFAGRTVTSSSLVLVTVATKDEGAAQLTINCEKMVIGTMLVKDILLALTQ, encoded by the exons ATGTCcgtcagctctgctttcaacgAGGAGAAGGGAGGCTCGTCCAGTGTCGGGGAGCCTGAATATGGTCACGACCCGGCGAGCGGAGGGATTTTCTCCTCCGACTATAAAAG ACATGACGACTTGAAGGAGATGCTGGACAGCAACAAAGACTCCCTGAAGCTGGAGGCGATGAAGAGAATCGTGGCT ATGATTGCTCGAGGTAAAAATGCATCAGATCTCTTTCCTGCTGTGGTGAAAAATGTGGCCTGTAAAAACATTGAG GTGAAGAAGCTGGTCTATGTTTACTTGGTGCGTTATGCCGAGGAGCAGCAGGATCTGGCCCTGCTCTCCATTTCCACATTTCAGCGTGGGCTAAAG GATCCCAACCAGCTGATCAGAGCTAGCGCTCTGCGAGTCCTGTCTAGCATCCGAGTCACCATCATCGTCCCCATCATGATGTTGGCCATCAAAGAAGCGGCTTCCGATATGTCGCCGTACGTCAGGAAGACTGCTGCTCACGCAATCCCTAAGCTCTACAG TTTGGATCCGGAACAGAAGGACCAGCTGATTGAAGTCATAGAGAAACTCCTCGCTGACAAAACCACG CTGGTGGCGGGCAGCGTTGTCATGGCTTTTGAGGAGGTGTGTCCGGAGCGCATCGACCTGATCCACAAGAACTACAGGAAGTTATGTAACCTGTTGATCGATGTGGAGGAGTGGGGCCAGGTGGTCATCATCAACATGTTGACCCGTTACGCCAGGACCCAGTTCCTCAACCCGAACATCAAC GAGTCCCTCCTGGAGGAGGGAAGCGGTGGGGACAAGACCTTCTACGGCTCAGATGAAGACGAggacgaggatgaggaggagaaggagaagaaggtggAGACTCCTTCCATGGCCAAAAGGAAGCCGTATGTGATGGATCCAGACCACCGGCTGCTGCTGAGGAACACCAAGCCGCTCCTGCAGAGCCGCAACGCAGCT GTCGTGATGGCTGTGGCTCAGCTGTATTTCCATCTTGCCCCTAAAGCCGAGGTCGGAGTCATCGCCAAGGCGCTGGTCCGTCTCCTGAGGAGCCACAG TGAGGTCCAGTACGTTGTTCTTCAGAACGTGGCGACGATGACGATTAAGAGGAGG GGGATGTTTGAACCGTACCTGAAGAGTTTCTACATCCGCTCTACAGATCCAACCCAGATAAAAGTCCTTAAG CTGGAGGTTCTCACCAATCTGGCGAATGAGACAAACATCTCCACCATCCTCAGGGAGTTCCAG ACATACATTAAAAGCATGGATAAAGACTTTGTGGCTGCCACAATTCAAGCCATCGGCCGCTGTGCAACCAACATTGGGGAAGTGAGAGACACGTGTCTGAACGGCCTGGTGCAGCTGCTGTCCAACCGAGATG AGCTGGTTGTAGCTGAGTCTGTGGTGGTCATCAAGAAGCTGCTGCAGATGCAACCAGAGAAGCACAGCGACATCATCAAGCACATGGCGAAGCTAACAGACAACATCCAG GTGCCGATGGCGCGGGCCAGTATCCTGTGGCTGATCGGAGAATACTGCGAACATGTACCTAAGATCGCCCCGGATGTGCTGAGGAAAATGGCCAAGTCGTTCACCAACGAGGAGGATATTGTCAAGTTACAAATCATCAATCTGGCAGCTAAGCTTTATCTCACCAACTCCAAACAG ACCAAACTGTTGACCCAGTATGTTCTCAATCTGGCCAAGTATGACCAGAATTATGACATCCGTGATCGGGCGCGCTTCATCCGCCAGCTGATTGTGCCCACTGAGAAGAGTGGAGCTCTCAGCAAGTACGCTAAGAAACTGTTCCTCGCCCTCAAACCTGCCCCGGTCCTCGAGTCTCCATTTAAAG ATCGAGACCACTTCCAGTTGGGCTCATTGTCCCACTTACTGAACGCCAAGGCTGGCGGCTACCAGGAGTTGCCTGACTGGCCTGAAGCCGCCCCTGACCCCTCCGTGCGCAACGTGGAGGTGAAGGAGTCT ACAGAGGAGGTCATAACCACCGGCGAGGGGCGGATCGGCCTATTAGGAGACTGGCGAGAg GTGCCCGAATGGACCAAATGCAGCAGCCgcgagaagaggaaggagaagaaggtggAGAAGCCGTTCTACTCTGACTCTGAGGGCGAGTCTGGACCAACGGAGTCAGCTGACAGTG AGTCGGACTCTGCCAGCGGCTCAGAAAGCGGCAGTGGCAGTGAGGAGAGCGGGTCAGGATCAGAGAGCGAAGAGAGTGAGGAAGGCTCCGagtctgaggaagaggatgaagatgaagacgaaatggacaagaaaaaaaagaaaaaagagttaAAGAAGCCGGTGCAGGAAAGCGAAAG CGAGCAgagcagcgaggaggaggacaggaagcaCAAGAGGAAGAGCAAACCACGCAAGAGCGATTCTGAGTCAGAgtctgatgaggaggaggaggagagcgaatctgaaagcagccaatcagagtcagaggagtctGAGTCAGAGACAGAggtcagaaagaagaaaaag GCAGTGGAATCCAAACCTCCATCAAAGCCTGTCAAGAAAGAGagcaagaaagagaagaaagaaatgtcTCTGCTCGACCTCGACGATT TCGAACCCGCTCCTTCTCCTCAAGTCACGCCCGTCAACACCTTCCTGTCCAACAGCCTGGTGACGGACCTGGAGGGACTGTCTTTGTCCGATGCTGTTCTCTCTCCGGCG ACCATCGCCCCCTCCAGCGCCCAGAAGAGCCACGAGCTGCTGCACCGGATCACGGGGGAGGGTCTGTCAGTGGAGTACTGCTTCAGCCGACAGCCGTTCAGTCCCGATGCCAACATGGTGGCCGTGCAGATGCAGTTCACCAACAACGCCACCTCTGACACCAAGAACCTGCACATGGAGGACGTGAAGCTCCAGTCTGGGATGAGGGTCAAAGAGTTTCCAGAGATCG AGCTGCTGCCTGCAGGCGAAACGGCCACAGCAGTGATGGGCATCGATTTCTGTGACTCAACACAAGCAGCAAACTTCCAGCTGTG CACTCACACCAGGAAGTTCTTCGTCTCAATCCAGCCGCCGGTCGGGGAGCTGATGAGGCCCATCTTCCTGACGGAGAACGAGTTCAAGAAGGAGCAAG GTCAGCTGATGGGAATGAACGAGATCACCGAGAAGCTAACCCTGGACGCCAAGTGCCGGAACGAGCACGTCATCGTCCAGAGGGTGACCGCCGCCGCCAACCTCAGCCGAGTTCCCTGTGGTTCAGATAAAGAGTGCAG tcctcctgttcctcctcctcgtcatccTGTCCACAGGTTTGCAGGCAGAACAGTGACCAGCAGCAGCTTGGTTCTGGTCACCGTGGCGACCAAAGACGAAGGAGCCGCCCAGCTTACGATCAATTGCGAAAAGATGGTGATCGGCACCATGCTGGTGAAAGACATCCTACTGGCTTTGACGCAGTGA